A region of Reichenbachiella carrageenanivorans DNA encodes the following proteins:
- a CDS encoding tetratricopeptide repeat protein produces the protein MRIIYFSFLILFSFLSACSPINKQNRIKKTFEAANQKLNDAYYDDAIALYSKVLEMDHEIVDAHMNRGVAYYETGHYVLALADYNEVHRVRPAFHEVLFNRAYTYLAMARYETAMEDLNTLKKLYPDTSLVYNVEGYVYGQQENYQAAKKSFEAAIARDAKHFDSWTNLGVMNYHLKKYEEAEAAFGQALELRGNAPEVLNPLSLVYLAQQRLQKADSTIDVAIGLVADQAYFLNNKGLIQIHLENYDLADSLIRRSLQLDADNPSAQENMELLMSKRTG, from the coding sequence ATGCGCATTATATACTTCTCATTTCTGATTCTATTTAGTTTTTTATCTGCTTGCAGTCCTATCAATAAGCAAAATAGAATTAAAAAGACCTTTGAAGCCGCTAACCAAAAGCTGAATGACGCCTATTACGATGATGCCATTGCTTTGTATTCTAAAGTATTAGAAATGGATCATGAGATTGTAGATGCACATATGAATAGAGGTGTGGCTTATTATGAGACGGGTCATTATGTGTTGGCCTTGGCTGATTATAACGAGGTACATCGTGTACGTCCAGCATTCCACGAGGTGTTGTTTAATCGAGCTTATACCTATCTAGCTATGGCGCGCTACGAAACAGCCATGGAGGACTTGAATACCTTGAAAAAACTATATCCAGATACGTCTCTGGTTTACAATGTAGAAGGTTATGTATATGGACAACAAGAAAACTACCAAGCGGCGAAGAAAAGCTTTGAAGCAGCCATTGCTCGGGATGCCAAACATTTTGACTCTTGGACAAATTTAGGTGTGATGAACTATCATTTGAAGAAATACGAAGAGGCAGAAGCAGCTTTCGGTCAGGCCTTGGAGCTACGTGGCAATGCGCCAGAAGTACTTAATCCGTTGTCGCTGGTCTATCTTGCTCAGCAACGGTTACAAAAAGCAGATTCTACTATTGATGTAGCTATTGGGTTAGTAGCGGATCAGGCTTATTTTTTGAATAACAAAGGTTTAATACAGATTCATTTGGAAAATTATGACTTGGCAGATTCATTGATTCGACGCAGTTTGCAGTTGGATGCGGATAACCCATCTGCTCAAGAAAATATGGAATTGCTGATGTCCAAAAGGACAGGTTGA
- a CDS encoding 2-aminoethylphosphonate aminotransferase, which produces MTRKILLNPGPATTTQQVKDALVVEDICPRETEFGNLMHEICDGLLEIGNGQKDYNVALFGASGTGAMEATLTSAIGKGDKILILTNGAYGIRMTQICENYDISYDSLFEYGDYTEPAQVKEALATKKYTHLAFIHHETSTGMMDPVEELVAVCKEFNVVSIVDAMSTFGAYPYHLSELGVDYIFSSSNKCIHGMAGLSFVLFHNKQKEALKANGRSYYFDVYKQWENLQKKNQLRFTPPVQICYSFMAAIKETLTEGVAARWERYKANWQILYDGLLDLGFKPLLPLDQESKILLALKLDGKEGFDFDHFHDYLYERSITIYPGVMPEKATFRVAIIGDLYPDDMHKVMKEMTAYFNA; this is translated from the coding sequence ATGACAAGAAAAATCCTCCTTAATCCAGGCCCAGCCACCACTACCCAACAGGTAAAAGATGCATTGGTCGTAGAAGATATTTGCCCTAGAGAAACCGAGTTTGGCAATCTCATGCACGAAATATGCGATGGGTTGCTAGAAATTGGCAATGGCCAAAAGGACTATAACGTAGCCTTGTTCGGCGCTAGTGGAACGGGAGCTATGGAAGCTACACTTACTTCTGCCATCGGCAAAGGCGACAAAATATTGATCTTGACCAATGGAGCTTATGGGATTCGCATGACGCAAATCTGTGAAAATTATGACATTAGCTACGATTCACTATTTGAATACGGCGACTACACCGAACCAGCTCAAGTAAAAGAAGCACTAGCAACTAAAAAATATACTCATTTGGCTTTCATCCATCACGAGACCTCTACTGGCATGATGGATCCTGTAGAAGAATTGGTAGCTGTATGTAAAGAGTTCAATGTCGTTTCTATTGTGGACGCTATGAGTACGTTTGGTGCCTATCCGTACCATCTCTCTGAACTAGGAGTGGATTACATCTTCAGCTCGTCCAATAAATGTATCCATGGTATGGCAGGCCTTTCATTTGTTTTGTTTCACAACAAGCAAAAGGAAGCTTTAAAAGCCAATGGCCGCAGCTATTATTTCGATGTATATAAGCAATGGGAAAACCTTCAAAAGAAAAACCAACTTCGCTTCACTCCTCCTGTTCAAATTTGCTACTCCTTTATGGCAGCCATTAAAGAAACCCTCACTGAAGGTGTAGCTGCTCGATGGGAACGATACAAGGCCAACTGGCAAATTCTATATGATGGCCTTTTAGATTTAGGTTTCAAACCTTTGCTCCCGTTGGACCAAGAATCTAAAATACTTCTTGCTCTCAAACTAGACGGCAAAGAAGGTTTTGACTTCGATCATTTTCATGACTATCTATACGAAAGAAGCATCACTATCTATCCTGGTGTAATGCCCGAAAAGGCAACTTTCAGAGTGGCTATCATAGGAGATTTATATCCAGACGATATGCACAAAGTCATGAAAGAAATGACCGCCTATTTTAATGCTTAA
- a CDS encoding C45 family peptidase yields the protein MKLKSLALLLSVLWLFTSKVEACAVLYYIDATTGKIYIVNNEDYWYDVNAYIQIEPKSKNKWARLWYGWDKFAQGGVNEVGLFFDAAVTPEQEKVPGYGNPNSNLGNEILAHCATVDEALLYIEKRKTGLTKSHMMFGDKSGKAVVVEWVGGKRELHWVVDNRLIMTNFLLSDTTAGNYPCYRYHSIEERIQALEKSEKEINLLSVGNTFGQAGQPARADESGRLGGTVYTSFISLTDMKFVLSYKLSNENVVILDLGSEFSKPNRQKIKLRN from the coding sequence ATGAAATTAAAATCGCTTGCTTTACTACTGTCCGTTTTGTGGCTATTCACTTCAAAAGTAGAGGCTTGTGCTGTATTATACTATATAGATGCGACGACAGGAAAAATCTATATAGTAAACAACGAAGACTATTGGTACGATGTGAATGCTTATATTCAAATAGAACCAAAATCCAAAAATAAATGGGCACGTCTGTGGTATGGCTGGGATAAGTTTGCTCAAGGAGGAGTGAATGAGGTGGGATTGTTTTTTGACGCTGCCGTCACGCCAGAACAAGAAAAAGTACCTGGCTATGGTAACCCCAATAGTAACTTAGGCAACGAAATACTGGCTCATTGTGCCACAGTAGACGAGGCTTTGCTTTATATAGAAAAGCGGAAAACAGGATTGACTAAAAGCCATATGATGTTTGGTGACAAGTCTGGTAAGGCGGTAGTGGTAGAGTGGGTAGGTGGTAAACGTGAATTGCATTGGGTGGTAGATAATCGGCTTATTATGACCAACTTCTTGTTGTCAGACACTACTGCAGGAAATTATCCATGTTATCGCTATCATTCTATCGAAGAGCGTATCCAAGCTTTGGAAAAAAGTGAGAAAGAAATAAATCTACTCAGCGTGGGCAATACGTTTGGGCAGGCTGGGCAACCTGCAAGAGCAGATGAGAGTGGAAGATTAGGTGGAACGGTATATACCAGCTTTATTAGTCTGACCGATATGAAGTTTGTATTGTCCTATAAGTTGAGCAATGAAAATGTCGTGATTCTCGATCTAGGTTCAGAATTTTCAAAACCTAATAGACAAAAAATTAAATTGAGGAATTAA
- a CDS encoding DUF2911 domain-containing protein, with product MYTTKLLKFSFVAALFAISFNGTAQIKTPAPSPAGSVSATVGLTEIEINYSRPQTKGRKIFGEGDAFLVPNGKLWRAGANAGTTIKFSDDVKVAGKDLAAGEYLFLATPGASEWEVVFYTDIALGGNVSGYDDSKAALKAKVKASKLTEMVNTLTYNISDISENSENANIQLTWENTAVNIPVQVSYDEQVMAAIAKNTVVDPANLMAAARYYLSTGKNLDQALTWADTYLSTGENSKQFWNVHAKAQILAKQGNKKEAIKVAKESIAIAKANPSGDFGYVKRNEELIASLK from the coding sequence ATGTACACAACCAAACTGCTCAAATTCAGTTTCGTGGCAGCACTATTTGCCATTTCATTTAATGGAACTGCTCAAATCAAAACGCCTGCACCTAGTCCTGCAGGATCGGTATCTGCTACAGTAGGGCTTACCGAAATCGAAATCAACTACTCAAGACCACAGACGAAAGGTAGAAAAATATTTGGTGAAGGTGATGCTTTCTTAGTGCCAAATGGCAAATTATGGAGAGCTGGTGCAAATGCTGGAACTACTATCAAATTTAGCGATGATGTAAAAGTAGCAGGCAAAGACCTAGCTGCTGGCGAATACCTTTTCTTGGCTACGCCAGGTGCATCAGAGTGGGAAGTAGTTTTCTACACTGATATCGCATTAGGTGGCAATGTATCTGGATATGACGATTCAAAAGCTGCGTTGAAAGCCAAAGTAAAAGCTAGCAAATTGACAGAAATGGTCAACACTTTGACATACAACATATCTGATATCAGCGAAAATAGTGAAAACGCCAACATCCAATTAACTTGGGAAAACACTGCGGTAAATATCCCAGTACAAGTATCCTACGACGAGCAAGTAATGGCTGCTATTGCTAAAAACACCGTAGTAGACCCTGCCAACTTGATGGCGGCAGCAAGATACTACTTATCTACTGGAAAAAATCTGGATCAAGCTTTGACTTGGGCTGACACTTATTTGTCTACTGGAGAAAACAGCAAACAATTCTGGAATGTGCACGCAAAAGCACAAATACTCGCTAAGCAAGGTAACAAGAAAGAGGCTATCAAAGTAGCTAAAGAATCTATTGCTATTGCAAAAGCTAACCCAAGTGGTGATTTTGGATATGTGAAGAGAAATGAAGAACTGATTGCTTCATTGAAGTAA
- a CDS encoding LPP20 family lipoprotein: protein MRFIVPVLFLFILGTPSFSQAGKPKWVKNRPVSDTYYIGIARVATSTPDFNQIAKNKALADIISDISVELSSTSVFHQLEENNVLKDTYESWTQTKIKDELEGYELVDSYTKKGYYWVYYRLDIANYKKIKQDKLDKAKKLSTTLLEKAIEEQEKGEIGNALQIYKQAFDAIVPHLNEDLSAFVHEHGRIDLANHIHQSVVSIFANLSFRTTENPLVFKPLSDGETPYFVARYKDQPAKDLSLLIGKYGESQELYQPAKSNDKGVVLLPIVNIQANSTQSIEVALDLDKSLGKKSTENILRAMFSQKRDAPSDRINVKVEAQTAIFSLSENQNRVIKSTQSILTTHLFNKVADESTAQFIVHIDGHWHESKYDERYDLYRETLNYSIRIIHQPTQAVIYHTTNSDIKGVKSGSQNKAKEEALSALDTQLRYEIIPEINLIKID, encoded by the coding sequence ATGCGATTCATTGTACCTGTTCTATTTTTATTTATACTAGGAACTCCTAGTTTTTCACAAGCTGGCAAGCCAAAATGGGTGAAAAACAGACCCGTATCAGACACCTATTACATAGGAATAGCTAGAGTGGCTACATCTACTCCTGATTTCAATCAAATAGCTAAAAACAAGGCACTCGCCGACATTATTTCAGACATATCTGTGGAGTTATCATCCACATCAGTCTTTCATCAGCTAGAAGAAAACAATGTACTCAAAGACACCTATGAATCATGGACCCAAACCAAAATCAAAGACGAACTAGAAGGATATGAACTGGTAGATAGCTACACAAAAAAAGGCTACTATTGGGTATACTACCGTCTCGATATAGCAAACTATAAAAAAATCAAACAAGACAAATTAGACAAAGCCAAAAAGCTATCTACGACACTTTTAGAAAAGGCCATAGAAGAACAAGAAAAAGGCGAGATAGGCAATGCACTACAGATTTATAAGCAAGCTTTTGATGCAATTGTGCCACATTTAAACGAAGACCTTTCCGCCTTTGTACACGAACATGGGCGCATAGACTTGGCCAATCACATTCACCAGTCTGTTGTGAGCATATTTGCTAACTTATCCTTCAGAACCACTGAAAACCCACTTGTATTCAAACCTCTAAGTGATGGAGAAACGCCATATTTCGTGGCCAGATACAAAGACCAACCAGCCAAAGATCTTTCGCTATTGATAGGTAAGTATGGTGAGTCTCAAGAGCTATATCAACCCGCTAAAAGCAATGATAAGGGTGTGGTGCTCCTCCCGATTGTAAACATCCAAGCCAACAGCACACAATCTATAGAAGTAGCATTAGACTTAGACAAGTCTCTAGGTAAAAAAAGTACTGAAAACATCCTAAGAGCTATGTTTTCACAAAAAAGAGATGCGCCAAGTGATCGCATCAATGTAAAGGTAGAGGCACAAACAGCTATATTTTCACTAAGCGAAAATCAAAACAGAGTTATTAAATCAACACAATCTATTTTGACCACTCACCTGTTCAACAAAGTAGCAGATGAGTCTACCGCTCAATTTATAGTACATATAGATGGGCACTGGCACGAAAGCAAATACGATGAACGTTATGATCTATATCGTGAGACATTGAACTATTCGATCAGAATCATTCATCAGCCTACACAAGCTGTGATCTATCATACCACCAATTCGGATATTAAAGGCGTGAAATCAGGCTCACAAAACAAAGCAAAAGAAGAAGCATTGTCTGCATTGGACACCCAACTCAGATATGAAATAATACCAGAAATTAATCTCATTAAAATAGACTAA
- a CDS encoding phytanoyl-CoA dioxygenase family protein yields the protein MLKTISKALTKEQLQFWNENSYIHIPSLFKERVNEMSQWIDEISNWESSMDQWMCYYEMDNPKQLSRVENFIPYHAGMKEIFTGSTIIDLITELMDEQAILYKERINFKSPGGGPHAAHQDGVAYEQGANASFDPNIKPYLSILVSVDEATEENGCLQVVPNWPLDTLEIIPMEAPYPDKPHYMKMKQSVEDSLTWKKLPTQPGDALIFTERLPHRSEPNHSDKTRRIIYGVYNPLSDGDKREKYYADKRKNPNDARYMVGNPHAPSN from the coding sequence ATGTTAAAAACAATCTCCAAAGCACTAACCAAGGAGCAACTCCAATTTTGGAATGAAAACTCCTACATTCATATTCCTAGTTTATTTAAGGAACGTGTCAATGAAATGTCCCAATGGATAGATGAAATATCTAATTGGGAATCAAGCATGGATCAATGGATGTGTTACTATGAAATGGACAACCCCAAACAGTTGTCTAGAGTGGAAAATTTCATTCCCTATCATGCGGGTATGAAAGAAATCTTTACTGGGTCTACTATCATCGATTTAATCACAGAATTGATGGATGAACAAGCCATATTGTACAAAGAACGTATCAACTTCAAATCGCCAGGAGGTGGCCCGCATGCAGCACACCAAGACGGTGTAGCCTATGAACAAGGAGCCAATGCTTCTTTCGACCCTAACATCAAGCCTTACTTGTCTATACTAGTGAGTGTAGATGAAGCTACGGAAGAAAATGGCTGTCTACAGGTGGTACCCAATTGGCCTTTAGACACTTTAGAAATCATCCCTATGGAAGCTCCCTATCCTGACAAACCACATTACATGAAAATGAAGCAAAGTGTAGAAGATTCCTTGACTTGGAAAAAACTACCTACACAGCCTGGCGATGCTTTGATATTTACCGAGCGACTGCCGCATAGGTCTGAACCAAATCATTCAGACAAGACCAGACGAATTATCTATGGGGTTTATAATCCTTTGTCAGACGGAGACAAGAGAGAGAAATATTACGCCGACAAACGCAAAAATCCAAACGATGCTCGGTATATGGTAGGCAATCCGCATGCTCCTAGCAATTAG
- a CDS encoding RsmE family RNA methyltransferase: MNFYYHTNPEDKSMLSLEESAHVVKVLRAKTGDQIALMDGLGHSYLVEITDPNPRKCTFKIIEKTKAKAKCFRVHLAIAPTKSVDRLEWFVEKACEMGVDEISIIQTQRTERKKVNHERLEKKAISAMKQSKNFWKCQVNELKKLKDFVNSQKEEANKYVAYVETGTEDLLQKKLLPKTHCLILIGPEGDFSPEEIDLLKNAKFEMVSLGKNVLRTETAGVAAVHTVNLINQ, from the coding sequence TTGAATTTCTATTATCATACAAACCCTGAAGACAAATCCATGCTTAGTTTGGAAGAATCTGCTCATGTAGTGAAGGTACTTCGTGCTAAAACTGGAGACCAAATTGCCCTCATGGATGGTCTTGGGCACAGCTATCTTGTTGAAATCACTGATCCCAACCCGAGAAAGTGTACCTTCAAAATAATAGAGAAGACCAAAGCCAAAGCGAAATGTTTTCGTGTACACCTCGCCATTGCCCCTACCAAAAGCGTGGATAGGCTAGAATGGTTTGTAGAAAAAGCATGCGAAATGGGTGTAGATGAAATCTCCATTATTCAAACCCAAAGAACAGAGCGAAAAAAGGTGAATCACGAACGATTAGAAAAAAAAGCTATCAGTGCGATGAAACAATCCAAAAATTTCTGGAAATGTCAGGTCAATGAATTAAAAAAACTGAAAGATTTCGTAAATAGTCAAAAAGAAGAGGCTAATAAGTATGTCGCTTATGTGGAAACAGGCACCGAAGACTTATTACAAAAGAAGCTCCTCCCTAAAACACATTGTCTCATTCTCATTGGGCCTGAAGGTGATTTCTCACCAGAAGAGATCGACCTCCTTAAAAATGCTAAGTTTGAAATGGTAAGCCTAGGCAAAAATGTACTACGCACGGAGACAGCAGGCGTAGCTGCGGTACATACTGTAAATCTGATTAATCAATAG
- a CDS encoding DNA-3-methyladenine glycosylase — protein MKKDSLNILPNDFYLRSNVLEIAKNLLGKTLCTAIDGAYCKGKIVEVEAYRGHDDKACHANNGKRTERTEVMYRAGGCAYVYLCYGIHHLFNVVTNIEGIADAVLIRALEPLEGMAVMKARLQSSNQKLTNGPGILAKSMGISTQLTGIALVGNHIWIENADPIDDLQIVTTTRIGVDYAEEDALLPWRFYLKDNDWVSKK, from the coding sequence ATGAAGAAAGATAGTTTAAATATTTTGCCGAACGACTTTTACCTGCGGTCAAATGTGTTGGAAATTGCCAAGAATCTCTTGGGGAAAACACTTTGTACAGCGATAGATGGTGCGTACTGCAAAGGTAAAATAGTAGAAGTAGAAGCATATCGAGGGCATGACGACAAGGCATGTCATGCTAATAATGGCAAACGTACGGAGCGTACTGAGGTAATGTACCGTGCAGGAGGGTGTGCTTATGTATATCTGTGTTATGGCATTCATCATTTGTTTAATGTGGTCACCAATATAGAAGGAATTGCTGATGCTGTACTTATCAGAGCTTTGGAACCACTCGAAGGCATGGCTGTAATGAAGGCGAGGTTACAATCTTCTAACCAAAAACTCACTAACGGACCAGGTATATTGGCCAAATCGATGGGGATAAGCACACAGCTGACGGGCATAGCCCTAGTAGGTAATCATATCTGGATAGAAAATGCAGACCCTATAGACGACTTGCAAATCGTGACCACAACTCGTATAGGTGTGGATTATGCCGAGGAGGACGCTTTACTGCCTTGGCGGTTTTACCTAAAAGACAATGATTGGGTGAGTAAGAAGTGA
- a CDS encoding glutamine synthetase III family protein, with protein MAHLRFKALDLVQSRNNIEFKLPEGKISDYFGELAFGTEQMKASLSSEVFKKVDKAIRRGKKIDAETAEAVAAAVKTWAMSKGVTHYTHWFQPLTGATAEKHDSFFDPSKGLEQFKGSALVQQEPDASSFPNGGIRSTFEARGYTAWDPSSPIFIIDTTLCIPTIFVAYTGEALDYKAPLLKSMDAIDKAATRVCKLFDRNVTQVTASLGWEQEYFVVDKALYAARPDLVMAGRTVFGHNPARGQQLDDHYFGTITPRVFEFMKEFEYECQRLGIPVMTRHNEVAPAQFECAPMYEEVNKGTDHNQLLKDVMDKVALRHDLKVLFHEKPFAGLNGSGKHNNWSLLTDTGVNLFQPSSSARENLQFLVYLVCTLKAVHEHADLLRASIASAGNDHRLGANEAPPAIISAFIGEQLTSVLDELERNRDVQVDKGDNLYMKLGIDKIPEIILDNTDRNRTSPFAFTGNKFEFRAVGSDANVANPMTVLNTIVADRLNQFYAEVSARIDKEGTDKKLAIIGRLREYVQESKAIRFEGDGYSDEWAEEAAKRGLSNVKDTARALDFYVSDAAREVFTKNNIMSEVEIEARHEIMLENYIMKIQIESRVMGDLALNHILPTAITYQNKLIKNAQGLKDLGIDNTEVIATIEKISEYASSVKANTLAMIEARKQANEIESSREKAIAYCDNVKGEFFDKIRYAVDKLELFVDDEDWPLVKYRELLFIR; from the coding sequence ATGGCACACTTAAGATTCAAAGCGCTGGATTTGGTTCAATCCAGAAATAACATTGAATTCAAATTGCCAGAAGGCAAAATCTCTGATTACTTCGGAGAATTGGCATTCGGCACAGAGCAGATGAAAGCATCACTTTCTTCAGAAGTTTTCAAGAAAGTAGATAAAGCCATCCGAAGAGGAAAAAAAATTGACGCTGAAACAGCTGAAGCTGTAGCTGCTGCAGTGAAGACTTGGGCAATGAGCAAGGGCGTAACTCACTATACGCACTGGTTTCAGCCATTGACAGGTGCTACTGCTGAAAAGCACGATTCTTTCTTTGATCCATCTAAAGGTTTGGAGCAATTCAAAGGAAGTGCATTGGTTCAGCAAGAGCCTGACGCATCTTCTTTTCCAAATGGAGGAATTAGAAGTACGTTTGAAGCTAGAGGATATACCGCTTGGGATCCTAGCTCACCTATCTTTATCATCGACACTACGCTTTGTATCCCTACTATTTTTGTAGCCTATACAGGTGAAGCACTAGATTATAAGGCACCGTTGTTGAAATCTATGGATGCCATCGATAAAGCAGCTACAAGAGTGTGTAAGCTGTTTGATCGTAATGTAACTCAGGTTACTGCTTCATTGGGTTGGGAACAAGAATATTTCGTAGTAGACAAAGCTTTGTATGCCGCACGCCCTGACTTGGTTATGGCTGGTAGAACAGTATTTGGTCATAACCCTGCTAGAGGTCAGCAGTTGGATGATCACTACTTCGGAACGATCACTCCTAGAGTATTTGAATTCATGAAGGAATTTGAATATGAGTGCCAAAGACTCGGTATCCCAGTTATGACGCGTCACAACGAGGTAGCTCCAGCTCAGTTTGAGTGCGCACCTATGTACGAAGAAGTAAACAAGGGTACAGATCACAACCAATTGTTGAAGGATGTGATGGACAAAGTGGCGCTAAGACATGATTTGAAAGTTCTTTTTCATGAGAAGCCATTTGCTGGGTTGAACGGTAGTGGTAAGCACAACAACTGGTCATTATTGACTGACACTGGTGTGAACCTTTTCCAACCAAGTAGCAGCGCAAGAGAAAACTTGCAATTTTTGGTATACTTAGTATGTACGTTGAAAGCTGTACATGAGCATGCAGATTTGTTGAGAGCAAGTATTGCTTCTGCTGGTAATGACCACAGGTTGGGTGCCAACGAAGCTCCTCCTGCTATTATTTCTGCCTTTATCGGTGAGCAATTGACTAGCGTACTCGATGAATTAGAAAGAAACAGAGACGTACAAGTAGACAAAGGAGATAATTTGTATATGAAATTGGGTATTGATAAGATTCCTGAAATCATATTGGATAATACAGATAGAAACAGAACTTCTCCATTTGCTTTTACAGGAAATAAATTCGAATTCAGAGCAGTAGGGTCAGACGCCAACGTGGCTAACCCAATGACTGTATTGAACACGATCGTTGCGGATAGATTGAACCAATTTTATGCGGAAGTGTCTGCAAGAATTGATAAAGAGGGTACAGACAAGAAGTTGGCTATTATTGGTAGACTGAGAGAGTACGTTCAAGAGTCAAAAGCCATCAGATTCGAAGGCGATGGTTACTCTGATGAGTGGGCTGAAGAAGCGGCTAAAAGAGGATTGTCTAACGTGAAAGATACAGCTAGAGCACTGGATTTTTATGTGTCTGATGCGGCTCGTGAAGTGTTTACGAAAAATAACATCATGTCTGAAGTCGAAATCGAAGCTCGTCATGAGATCATGCTTGAGAATTATATCATGAAGATTCAGATCGAATCTCGCGTAATGGGAGACTTGGCATTGAATCACATCTTGCCTACAGCTATTACTTACCAAAACAAATTGATCAAGAATGCACAAGGATTGAAAGACTTGGGTATTGACAATACGGAAGTAATTGCTACGATTGAAAAAATATCTGAGTACGCATCAAGTGTAAAAGCGAATACACTTGCGATGATCGAAGCACGTAAGCAAGCTAACGAAATCGAAAGTAGTAGAGAAAAAGCTATCGCTTACTGCGATAATGTAAAAGGAGAATTCTTTGACAAAATCAGATATGCAGTGGATAAATTAGAGTTGTTTGTGGACGACGAAGATTGGCCATTAGTAAAATATAGAGAACTATTGTTTATTAGATAA